The following proteins come from a genomic window of Methanosarcinales archaeon:
- a CDS encoding type II toxin-antitoxin system HicB family antitoxin, protein MEKYTLPVVIEKDEHGYFAMCPALQGCYSQGDTYEEAIENIKDAIRLHIEDIIESGESVEKINSFSLVALEVTA, encoded by the coding sequence ATGGAAAAATATACTCTCCCAGTTGTAATAGAAAAAGATGAACACGGCTATTTTGCTATGTGTCCGGCTTTGCAAGGCTGTTATTCTCAAGGGGATACTTATGAGGAAGCCATTGAAAATATTAAAGACGCTATCCGCCTGCACATAGAAGATATAATTGAAAGTGGGGAGTCAGTCGAAAAGATCAACTCCTTCAGTCTTGTTGCCCTTGAAGTGACTGCATGA
- a CDS encoding type II toxin-antitoxin system HicA family toxin codes for MSEKLPRVTANEMIKIVERLGFRFSRQSGSHKIYKNDEGKRVTIAYHSGKILHPKIVKSILDDAGLSVDEFKKMIKK; via the coding sequence ATGAGCGAAAAACTACCAAGGGTAACTGCGAATGAAATGATCAAAATTGTTGAAAGATTAGGATTCCGTTTTTCAAGGCAATCGGGTAGCCATAAAATATACAAGAATGATGAAGGAAAAAGAGTAACCATAGCTTATCACAGTGGAAAAATCCTCCATCCGAAAATTGTTAAAAGTATTTTGGATGATGCCGGATTATCGGTGGATGAGTT